The sequence CAAAATGGCAGCAGAAATGATGATGCAgccccccccctacacacacacacacacacacacacacacacacaccctcctatGCCTTTCCTGTGTGACCCAGGACCTGCTAAGGGCTTCAGTGGGATATTGTAAAGTTCACACTTCAGAATGTGACTCacggggttgggggttggggatttagctcagcggtagagcaacTTGTctagcaagggcaaggccctgggttcggtcctcagctggggatggggggtggggggggatgacTCACACAGAAAAGGATAGGGAAGCCCTGAGTACCACTGAGGAGTGCCTTGCCATGGCACTCAAGGCCAGTTCAGAGGCCGCTGCCCAGCCCTCCACtgcccccccatccctcctcccgccccctcctccAGCACAGCCCGGCTCTGAACTCGAGCTGTATAGACTCTTGGCCTCATTCCGAACTTCGTAGACGTGAGATCTCACTACATTTACATAGAGCTTTTGAGTTTTATTTGGGGTCTTGTCAtgcaaggctggccttaaactggtgatcctcctgcctcagcctcttgagtgctgataGTCACCAGCTCTTGGCCAATAACATCACTGGCTGGCCGGCCCAAACAAGCCACCCCCATGCTCAAGCTCCAGTCTAGGCCCTTGGTTTGCACCCAACCCTGTAGACTCTCCCAAGGCCTCATGGGATGTTCCTGACACACTCACcagtagggaaactgaggcacagagagttTCAAGCTCCCTATGTTAGCTCCACTTTCCACGAGACACATCGAAGCCTGGCCCCGGCTGGGAGTGCTGTTACCACGGGTATTGCCTACCTCCACGCCTGTCTCtgacacccagctcccacatcTGCTTCCTCCTCAGAGGTCTGCGTAACAGCAGAGCCACAGCCGGCGACATCGCCCACTACTACAGGGACTATGTGATCAAGAAGGGTCTGAGCCACAACTTTGTATCTGGTGCCGTAGTCACTGCTGTGGAGCAGGCAGAGGCTGAGCACGGCGGTCCTGAGGCCCAAGCACCCAGCCCCCTCTTCCAAGTGAAAGGCTATTTGACTGCCAAGGACCACAGCCACCAGCCCTTCTCACTGTGGGCCCGGAACGTGGTCCTGGCCACGGGCACCTTTGACAGCCCAGCCCGGCTAGGCATCCCCGGAGAGACCCTGCCCTTTGTCCACCACGAGCTGGCAGCCCTGGAGGCGGCCCTGCGGGCAGGCACCGTGAACCCACACTCAGACCCGGTGCTGATTGTGGGCGCTGGGCTGTCTGCGGCCGATGCTGTCCTCTTTGCTCGCCACTACAACATCCAGGTGATCCATGCCTTCCGCCGGTCTGTCCATGACCCCGGCCTGGTGTTCAACCAGCTGCCCAAGATGCTATACCCTGAATACCACAAGGTGCACCAGATGATGCGTGATCAATCCATCTTGTCGCCCAGCCCCTATGAGGGCTACCGCAGCCTCCCTGAGCACCGGCCTCTGCTCTTCAAGGAGGACCACCAGGCAGTGTTCCAGGACCCACAAGGGGGCCAGCAGCTCTTTGgagtctccctagtgctggtccTCATTGGCTCCCACCCCAACCTCTCCTACCTCCCCAGGGCAGGTGCTGACTTGGTCATAGACCCTGATCAGCCACTGAACCCCAAGAGGAATCCCATTGATGTGGATCCCTTCACCCATGAGAGCACTCACCAGGAGGGCCTATATGCCCTGGGGCCACTGGCTGGGGACAACTTCGTGAGGTTCGTCCAAGGTGGGGCCTTGGCTGCTGCCAGCTCCCTGCTGAGGAAGGAGACCAGGAAACCACCCTAACATCAGCCAGATGCCCTGACACCAGGCCCTGAAGAGAAGGGGCTCACCACAGCCCGGCGGGACATGAGCCCATCTAAAGATTTCCCATGTGGGGACCAGTCTCCCCAGCAGG is a genomic window of Peromyscus maniculatus bairdii isolate BWxNUB_F1_BW_parent chromosome 5, HU_Pman_BW_mat_3.1, whole genome shotgun sequence containing:
- the Osgin1 gene encoding oxidative stress-induced growth inhibitor 1 is translated as MSSWRRDSLRASSSEPLPVIIIGNGPSGICLSYLLSGHIPYVKPGAIHPHPLLQRKLAEAPGVSILDQDLEYLSEGLEGRSQSPVALLFDALLRPDTDFGGSMDSVLSWKRHKERAVPHLVLGRNLPGGAWHSIEGSMVTLSQGQWMSLPDLQVKDWMRKKCRGLRNSRATAGDIAHYYRDYVIKKGLSHNFVSGAVVTAVEQAEAEHGGPEAQAPSPLFQVKGYLTAKDHSHQPFSLWARNVVLATGTFDSPARLGIPGETLPFVHHELAALEAALRAGTVNPHSDPVLIVGAGLSAADAVLFARHYNIQVIHAFRRSVHDPGLVFNQLPKMLYPEYHKVHQMMRDQSILSPSPYEGYRSLPEHRPLLFKEDHQAVFQDPQGGQQLFGVSLVLVLIGSHPNLSYLPRAGADLVIDPDQPLNPKRNPIDVDPFTHESTHQEGLYALGPLAGDNFVRFVQGGALAAASSLLRKETRKPP